One genomic region from Drosophila subpulchrella strain 33 F10 #4 breed RU33 chromosome 2R, RU_Dsub_v1.1 Primary Assembly, whole genome shotgun sequence encodes:
- the LOC119550457 gene encoding glycine-rich cell wall structural protein isoform X4, translating to MLKYFEERDEDFDVRLLIHQSLAGCVIGKGGQKIKEIRDRIGCRFLKVFSNVAPQSTDRVVQTVGKQSQVIDAVREVITLTRDTPIKGAIHNYDPMNFDRVYADEYGGYGTGSGSTRPSQRGNNRNGGGGAGGAGAGGAAGGNGGGFSAGGARGNAGGRGGADRFGGAAGGAAAGAGMGQRDNPFINPWANGGGGDVDGFGNSGGGAGGFAGNSFGGGAGGPFGGGSFGNNGFGGGPSDFGGNSGNFGQAQGTNSLPSLGSFGQNQGGTSNLPSLSSFGQNPGAGGLGNGLSGGGANNGGVGALGGANGAGFNAGGGANGGPNGSPNASANVPQGHDPNNSTQVTIPKELAGAIIGKGGGRIRRIRNESSAYITIDEPLPNSNDRIITISGTPKQIQMAQYLLQQSVHENGRRNI from the exons ATGCTGAAATATTTTGAGGAG CGCGACGAGGACTTTGATGTGCGTCTACTCATCCATCAGAGCTTGGCCGGATGCGTTATAGGCAAAGGTGGACAAAAGATCAAGGAGATACGTGAT CGCATTGGCTGCCGCTTTCTGAAGGTCTTCTCGAATGTGGCACCCCAGAGCACGGATCGTGTGGTGCAGACCGTGGGCAAGCAGAGCCAGGTCATCGATGCGGTGCGCGAGGTTATCACCCTCACCCGGGACACTCCCATCAAGGGGGCCATACACAACTATGATCCCATGAACTTTGACCGCGTCTATGCGGATGAGTATGGCGGCTATGGAACTGGAAGCGGCAGTACCCGACCCAGTCAGCGGGGAAATAATCGCAATGGCGGAGGAGGCGCTGGTGGTGCTGGTGCCGGCGGAGCAGCCGGTGGCAATGGGGGAGGATTCAGTGCTGGCGGAGCACGCGGTAATGCCGGCGGACGTGGCGGAGCTGATCGCTTTGGCGGTGCTGCTGGTGGAGCTGCTGCGGGTGCTGGAATGGGACAGCGCGACAATCCGTTCATCAACCCGTGGGCCAACGGTGGCGGCGGTGATGTCGATGGTTTCGGCAACAGCGGTGGTGGAGCTGGTGGATTTGCCGGTAACAGTTTTGGCGGTGGAGCTGGCGGACCATTCGGTGGCGGCAGCTTTGGCAACAATGGATTTGGAGGCGGACCCAGCGATTTTGGCGGCAATTCTGGCAACTTTGGCCAGGCACAGGGCACCAATAGCCTGCCAAGCTTGGGCAGCTTCGGCCAGAACCAGGGCGGCACCAGCAACCTGCCTAGCTTGAGCAGCTTTGGTCAGAATCCTGGAGCCGGCGGCTTGGGAAACGGACTGAGTGGCGGCGGTGCCAATAACGGTGGCGTTGGTGCTCTGGGTGGTGCCAATGGAGCTGGCTTCAATGCTGGCGGTGGCGCCAATGGAGGGCCAAATGGCAGCCCAAATGCTTCTGCGAATGTGCCACAGGGCCATGATCCCAACAACAGCACACAGGTCACCATTCCAAAGGAG CTGGCTGGTGCCATTATTGGCAAGGGAGGTGGCCGCATCCGTCGCATTCGCAACGAATCCAGTGCATACATCACCATCGACGAGCCCCTGCCCAACTCGAACGATCGCATCATCACCATCTCGGGCACGCCCAAGCAAATACAAATGGCCCAGTATCTGCTGCAACAGAG CGTACACGAGAATGGCAGGCGAAACATTTAA
- the LOC119550457 gene encoding heterogeneous nuclear ribonucleoprotein K isoform X1 encodes MTKRLRMKREMNDAGEGPQDQKRNRRNEETVRILIPSSIAGAVIGKGGQHIQKMRTQYKATVSVDDSQGPERTIQISADIESTLEIITEMLKYFEERDEDFDVRLLIHQSLAGCVIGKGGQKIKEIRDRIGCRFLKVFSNVAPQSTDRVVQTVGKQSQVIDAVREVITLTRDTPIKGAIHNYDPMNFDRVYADEYGGYGTGSGSTRPSQRGNNRNGGGGAGGAGAGGAAGGNGGGFSAGGARGNAGGRGGADRFGGAAGGAAAGAGMGQRDNPFINPWANGGGGDVDGFGNSGGGAGGFAGNSFGGGAGGPFGGGSFGNNGFGGGPSDFGGNSGNFGQAQGTNSLPSLGSFGQNQGGTSNLPSLSSFGQNPGAGGLGNGLSGGGANNGGVGALGGANGAGFNAGGGANGGPNGSPNASANVPQGHDPNNSTQVTIPKELAGAIIGKGGGRIRRIRNESSAYITIDEPLPNSNDRIITISGTPKQIQMAQYLLQQSVHENGRRNI; translated from the exons ATGACAA AGAGACTGAGAATGAAGCGTGAAATGAACGATGCAGGGGAGGGACCACAGGACCAGAAGCGCAATCGCCGCAACGAGGAGACCGTTCGCATACTGATTCCCAGCAGC ATTGCTGGTGCAGTGATTGGCAAAGGAGGACAGCACATTCAGAAGATGAGGACTCAG TATAAAGCCACTGTGTCTGTCGACGATTCCCAAGGCCCCGAACG AACCATCCAAATATCGGCTGATATAGAGTCCACTTTGGAGATAATCACTGAAATGCTGAAATATTTTGAGGAG CGCGACGAGGACTTTGATGTGCGTCTACTCATCCATCAGAGCTTGGCCGGATGCGTTATAGGCAAAGGTGGACAAAAGATCAAGGAGATACGTGAT CGCATTGGCTGCCGCTTTCTGAAGGTCTTCTCGAATGTGGCACCCCAGAGCACGGATCGTGTGGTGCAGACCGTGGGCAAGCAGAGCCAGGTCATCGATGCGGTGCGCGAGGTTATCACCCTCACCCGGGACACTCCCATCAAGGGGGCCATACACAACTATGATCCCATGAACTTTGACCGCGTCTATGCGGATGAGTATGGCGGCTATGGAACTGGAAGCGGCAGTACCCGACCCAGTCAGCGGGGAAATAATCGCAATGGCGGAGGAGGCGCTGGTGGTGCTGGTGCCGGCGGAGCAGCCGGTGGCAATGGGGGAGGATTCAGTGCTGGCGGAGCACGCGGTAATGCCGGCGGACGTGGCGGAGCTGATCGCTTTGGCGGTGCTGCTGGTGGAGCTGCTGCGGGTGCTGGAATGGGACAGCGCGACAATCCGTTCATCAACCCGTGGGCCAACGGTGGCGGCGGTGATGTCGATGGTTTCGGCAACAGCGGTGGTGGAGCTGGTGGATTTGCCGGTAACAGTTTTGGCGGTGGAGCTGGCGGACCATTCGGTGGCGGCAGCTTTGGCAACAATGGATTTGGAGGCGGACCCAGCGATTTTGGCGGCAATTCTGGCAACTTTGGCCAGGCACAGGGCACCAATAGCCTGCCAAGCTTGGGCAGCTTCGGCCAGAACCAGGGCGGCACCAGCAACCTGCCTAGCTTGAGCAGCTTTGGTCAGAATCCTGGAGCCGGCGGCTTGGGAAACGGACTGAGTGGCGGCGGTGCCAATAACGGTGGCGTTGGTGCTCTGGGTGGTGCCAATGGAGCTGGCTTCAATGCTGGCGGTGGCGCCAATGGAGGGCCAAATGGCAGCCCAAATGCTTCTGCGAATGTGCCACAGGGCCATGATCCCAACAACAGCACACAGGTCACCATTCCAAAGGAG CTGGCTGGTGCCATTATTGGCAAGGGAGGTGGCCGCATCCGTCGCATTCGCAACGAATCCAGTGCATACATCACCATCGACGAGCCCCTGCCCAACTCGAACGATCGCATCATCACCATCTCGGGCACGCCCAAGCAAATACAAATGGCCCAGTATCTGCTGCAACAGAG CGTACACGAGAATGGCAGGCGAAACATTTAA
- the LOC119550457 gene encoding heterogeneous nuclear ribonucleoprotein K isoform X3 codes for MKREMNDAGEGPQDQKRNRRNEETVRILIPSSIAGAVIGKGGQHIQKMRTQYKATVSVDDSQGPERTIQISADIESTLEIITEMLKYFEERDEDFDVRLLIHQSLAGCVIGKGGQKIKEIRDRIGCRFLKVFSNVAPQSTDRVVQTVGKQSQVIDAVREVITLTRDTPIKGAIHNYDPMNFDRVYADEYGGYGTGSGSTRPSQRGNNRNGGGGAGGAGAGGAAGGNGGGFSAGGARGNAGGRGGADRFGGAAGGAAAGAGMGQRDNPFINPWANGGGGDVDGFGNSGGGAGGFAGNSFGGGAGGPFGGGSFGNNGFGGGPSDFGGNSGNFGQAQGTNSLPSLGSFGQNQGGTSNLPSLSSFGQNPGAGGLGNGLSGGGANNGGVGALGGANGAGFNAGGGANGGPNGSPNASANVPQGHDPNNSTQVTIPKELAGAIIGKGGGRIRRIRNESSAYITIDEPLPNSNDRIITISGTPKQIQMAQYLLQQSVHENGRRNI; via the exons ATGAAGCGTGAAATGAACGATGCAGGGGAGGGACCACAGGACCAGAAGCGCAATCGCCGCAACGAGGAGACCGTTCGCATACTGATTCCCAGCAGC ATTGCTGGTGCAGTGATTGGCAAAGGAGGACAGCACATTCAGAAGATGAGGACTCAG TATAAAGCCACTGTGTCTGTCGACGATTCCCAAGGCCCCGAACG AACCATCCAAATATCGGCTGATATAGAGTCCACTTTGGAGATAATCACTGAAATGCTGAAATATTTTGAGGAG CGCGACGAGGACTTTGATGTGCGTCTACTCATCCATCAGAGCTTGGCCGGATGCGTTATAGGCAAAGGTGGACAAAAGATCAAGGAGATACGTGAT CGCATTGGCTGCCGCTTTCTGAAGGTCTTCTCGAATGTGGCACCCCAGAGCACGGATCGTGTGGTGCAGACCGTGGGCAAGCAGAGCCAGGTCATCGATGCGGTGCGCGAGGTTATCACCCTCACCCGGGACACTCCCATCAAGGGGGCCATACACAACTATGATCCCATGAACTTTGACCGCGTCTATGCGGATGAGTATGGCGGCTATGGAACTGGAAGCGGCAGTACCCGACCCAGTCAGCGGGGAAATAATCGCAATGGCGGAGGAGGCGCTGGTGGTGCTGGTGCCGGCGGAGCAGCCGGTGGCAATGGGGGAGGATTCAGTGCTGGCGGAGCACGCGGTAATGCCGGCGGACGTGGCGGAGCTGATCGCTTTGGCGGTGCTGCTGGTGGAGCTGCTGCGGGTGCTGGAATGGGACAGCGCGACAATCCGTTCATCAACCCGTGGGCCAACGGTGGCGGCGGTGATGTCGATGGTTTCGGCAACAGCGGTGGTGGAGCTGGTGGATTTGCCGGTAACAGTTTTGGCGGTGGAGCTGGCGGACCATTCGGTGGCGGCAGCTTTGGCAACAATGGATTTGGAGGCGGACCCAGCGATTTTGGCGGCAATTCTGGCAACTTTGGCCAGGCACAGGGCACCAATAGCCTGCCAAGCTTGGGCAGCTTCGGCCAGAACCAGGGCGGCACCAGCAACCTGCCTAGCTTGAGCAGCTTTGGTCAGAATCCTGGAGCCGGCGGCTTGGGAAACGGACTGAGTGGCGGCGGTGCCAATAACGGTGGCGTTGGTGCTCTGGGTGGTGCCAATGGAGCTGGCTTCAATGCTGGCGGTGGCGCCAATGGAGGGCCAAATGGCAGCCCAAATGCTTCTGCGAATGTGCCACAGGGCCATGATCCCAACAACAGCACACAGGTCACCATTCCAAAGGAG CTGGCTGGTGCCATTATTGGCAAGGGAGGTGGCCGCATCCGTCGCATTCGCAACGAATCCAGTGCATACATCACCATCGACGAGCCCCTGCCCAACTCGAACGATCGCATCATCACCATCTCGGGCACGCCCAAGCAAATACAAATGGCCCAGTATCTGCTGCAACAGAG CGTACACGAGAATGGCAGGCGAAACATTTAA
- the LOC119550457 gene encoding heterogeneous nuclear ribonucleoprotein K isoform X2: MTKRLRMKREMNDAGEGPQDQKRNRRNEETVRILIPSSIAGAVIGKGGQHIQKMRTQYKATVSVDDSQGPERTIQISADIESTLEIITEMLKYFEERDEDFDVRLLIHQSLAGCVIGKGGQKIKEIRDRIGCRFLKVFSNVAPQSTDRVVQTVGKQSQVIDAVREVITLTRDTPIKGAIHNYDPMNFDRVYADEYGGYGTGSGSTRPSQRGNNRNGGGGAGGAGAGGAAGGNGGGFSAGGARGNAGGRGGADRFGGAAGGAAAGAGMGQRDNPFINPWANGGGGDVDGFGNSGGGAGGFAGNSFGGGAGGPFGGGSFGNNGFGGGPSDFGGNSGNFGQAQGTNSLPSLGSFGQNQGGTSNLPSLSSFGQNPGAGGLGNGLSGGGANNGGVGALGGANGAGFNAGGGANGGPNGSPNASANVPQGHDPNNSTQVTIPKELAGAIIGKGGGRIRRIRNESSAYITIDEPLPNSNDRIITISGTPKQIQMAQYLLQQRLVSQSD; encoded by the exons ATGACAA AGAGACTGAGAATGAAGCGTGAAATGAACGATGCAGGGGAGGGACCACAGGACCAGAAGCGCAATCGCCGCAACGAGGAGACCGTTCGCATACTGATTCCCAGCAGC ATTGCTGGTGCAGTGATTGGCAAAGGAGGACAGCACATTCAGAAGATGAGGACTCAG TATAAAGCCACTGTGTCTGTCGACGATTCCCAAGGCCCCGAACG AACCATCCAAATATCGGCTGATATAGAGTCCACTTTGGAGATAATCACTGAAATGCTGAAATATTTTGAGGAG CGCGACGAGGACTTTGATGTGCGTCTACTCATCCATCAGAGCTTGGCCGGATGCGTTATAGGCAAAGGTGGACAAAAGATCAAGGAGATACGTGAT CGCATTGGCTGCCGCTTTCTGAAGGTCTTCTCGAATGTGGCACCCCAGAGCACGGATCGTGTGGTGCAGACCGTGGGCAAGCAGAGCCAGGTCATCGATGCGGTGCGCGAGGTTATCACCCTCACCCGGGACACTCCCATCAAGGGGGCCATACACAACTATGATCCCATGAACTTTGACCGCGTCTATGCGGATGAGTATGGCGGCTATGGAACTGGAAGCGGCAGTACCCGACCCAGTCAGCGGGGAAATAATCGCAATGGCGGAGGAGGCGCTGGTGGTGCTGGTGCCGGCGGAGCAGCCGGTGGCAATGGGGGAGGATTCAGTGCTGGCGGAGCACGCGGTAATGCCGGCGGACGTGGCGGAGCTGATCGCTTTGGCGGTGCTGCTGGTGGAGCTGCTGCGGGTGCTGGAATGGGACAGCGCGACAATCCGTTCATCAACCCGTGGGCCAACGGTGGCGGCGGTGATGTCGATGGTTTCGGCAACAGCGGTGGTGGAGCTGGTGGATTTGCCGGTAACAGTTTTGGCGGTGGAGCTGGCGGACCATTCGGTGGCGGCAGCTTTGGCAACAATGGATTTGGAGGCGGACCCAGCGATTTTGGCGGCAATTCTGGCAACTTTGGCCAGGCACAGGGCACCAATAGCCTGCCAAGCTTGGGCAGCTTCGGCCAGAACCAGGGCGGCACCAGCAACCTGCCTAGCTTGAGCAGCTTTGGTCAGAATCCTGGAGCCGGCGGCTTGGGAAACGGACTGAGTGGCGGCGGTGCCAATAACGGTGGCGTTGGTGCTCTGGGTGGTGCCAATGGAGCTGGCTTCAATGCTGGCGGTGGCGCCAATGGAGGGCCAAATGGCAGCCCAAATGCTTCTGCGAATGTGCCACAGGGCCATGATCCCAACAACAGCACACAGGTCACCATTCCAAAGGAG CTGGCTGGTGCCATTATTGGCAAGGGAGGTGGCCGCATCCGTCGCATTCGCAACGAATCCAGTGCATACATCACCATCGACGAGCCCCTGCCCAACTCGAACGATCGCATCATCACCATCTCGGGCACGCCCAAGCAAATACAAATGGCCCAGTATCTGCTGCAACAGAGGTTGGTGTCGCAATCAGACTAA
- the LOC119550968 gene encoding uncharacterized protein LOC119550968, whose amino-acid sequence MSAEEIEAAFKRHEGIGSQVKQAYEEAIANIFVDLSRSDLEECEAIYEEHEESALDTDYIINRIRSLMTKAVFEMNSCFFASNNVEKKLTTLEMLKEQFAHYEGNNFCWNFNTTDPAELTRPLRMRYMDFSLNFMEQQLESQEKELEIAMAKNNANRDRIQNLQDQRLKLSAQIEQQLSQYKEIKPEIIKIEPIIDD is encoded by the exons atgtcAGCAGAGGAAATAGAAGCCGCCTTTAAACGCCATGAGGGGATTGGATCCCAAGTGAAGCAGGCCTACGAAGAAGCCATTGCAAACATCTTTGTCGACTTGAG CCGCTCAGATCTGGAAGAATGTGAGGCCATTTATGAGGAGCACGAAGAATCTGCTTTGGACACCGATTATATCATTAACCGCATTCGCAGCCTTATGACGAAGGCGGTTTTTGAAATGAATTCATGCTTTTTCGCCAGCAACAATGTGGAAAAGAAGCTAACAACTTTGGAGATGCTCAAGGAACAATTTGCCCACTATGAGGGCAACAATTTTTGCTG GAACTTTAACACCACCGACCCCGCTGAACTCACTCGCCCGTTGCGCATGCGATATATGGATTTCAGTCTGAATTTTATGGAGCAACAACTGGAGTCCCAGGAAAAAGAACTTGAG ATTGCAATGGCCAAAAACAATGCTAATCGTGATCGAATACAAAATCTGCAGGACCAGCGGCTGAAATTGAGTGCCCAAATAGAGCAGCAGTTATCTCAGTACAAGGAAATTAAACCAGAAATTATCAAGATAGAGCCGATAATAGATGATTag